Sequence from the Tenrec ecaudatus isolate mTenEca1 chromosome 6, mTenEca1.hap1, whole genome shotgun sequence genome:
ATACATTTACAGAGAATCTTTTATGATAAATAACTAGTAGATGACAgtaattttgaaatataaaacCCAACCATTTTAAAATGACTTAGTGATAAATTAATGGCTTCATTTTGGCAGTTTCACACTAAACAAAATTGTTTTCTGATTGGCGCATACACTACACACACCACTGAGGAAAGAGccttagtttttatttttactaTTACCCACTTATCTCAAAATGTTCTGCCAACCCAACCACATACGTCTCATgcaatcaattcagactcacaatgGCCTTTAGGGCAGAGGGAACAAACCATAGGGAAGTAaatggccaggtctttcctctgttGAGAGGTAGGTGGGTTACAACCACTAAACTagatgctactttatcactgcccTGCCAGGCTCCTCAATCTACTATAGTATTCTTTGACTCCTatgctaaaattttaaaaaattagatatTGCTCTAGTTGTGTTAGGTCTACTTTTTTTAAATGGAATAATATGCAGGGCAAATGATCGAGAAAATACTATAATCATCTGTTAGATAACCATTTGTTCATAAAATTACATTTACCACATTGTTTTAATTCTAGCTTTTCCTATATATTCTACATAAACCTAAAAATTTTCTGTCAATTTTGTGTTTTACTCTGTAATTATATTTAATCTATTCATTTAGACAGACTACTTTCCCAAATACACAACAAAGGTTTTAAAGTGAAAAAATAGTATAATAAACAGACCtataaaacaaaatccaaaaaaataaatgcaatttAATTTAATGaatgtagaataatttggaaaaggatatcaataatggttgtacaaaacAATGAGTATGACCAATGGTACTGAACTATACAAGTAGAAATTGTGGAGTTGGAGTATGTTCTAGTATGTATGTTTTGgccacaattaggaaaaaaaacaggcttaCATCAATAACAATTactacaggaagaagaaaatgttctagaattgattctGGTGACaattatacaactgttcttgatatgaatgaattatttaattggatgacatgtggatgaaatgctaataaaacttttaaaaaagaaaaacatttaattTTACTTTGTAAAATTCTGTCGTGACACAAAAATTTATTCTAGATATCTATAATAGATTATAGCCTACAGTTAGATAGTCTTTCCTAAAGAAAAAGACGTGTTTCCTTTGTCATTACATACTCACATCCATAggtaaacatatgaaaaaaagctTAAATAAAGATATAAATCTGTATTTAtaataaaggaaccctggtggcatagtgcattaCAAATTGAGCTGcgcacctcaaggccagcagttcaaacccaccagcagttctgctggagaaagatgaagctttctgctccttatcttggaaacctgcaggggcatctctattctgtcctgtagggttgctatgagtcacaattgacttgattATCTTAGATATAGCCAATTAATTGGAGAAGGATTAAATATTGTATCCCATGATTCATGTAAAAAACATTAGGATAGTAATTCTTTCAATTATAATTGAAATTTTTATCAGTATAAATGTCTCctcattttaaataattttatttggggctcttacacctcataCAACaacaaatccatccatccattatgtccaggacatttgtacatatgttgccatcatcattttaaaaacattttctttctaattgagcccttggtgtcaactcattccctcccctcctccctccctcatgtacccttgatcatttataacttattatttttacAAGTCTTATAtctaccgctgtctcccttcaccgacatttctgttgttagtccccctGGGAGGAAATTATAGTTCGATCATTTTAATTGGTTCTTTCTtcctcccaccaccttccccttccgcccctgatatcgctactctcattatcgatcctgagaggtttatctgtcctggattcaacttcttatctggaccagtgtacatgctttggtctagcctgatttataAGGTATATTTGGGGTCATTATAGAGGGGATGAggagaaataatttaaaaactagaagaaagttgtatctttgattggtgctacactgcaccctgactgacttctttcttccttgtcacccttctgtgattggatgtccaattgtctacagatggactttgggtatccactctgctctccccttattcacataaatataattttatgttctgcgtctttgattcctgatacctgatcccatagatacctcatgatcacacaggctgctgtgcttatttcacgtggactttgtttcttctcagttagataactgcttgtttaccttcaagcctttaagatgccagacactttcttttgacagccaggcatcatcagctttaacATGTATGCTTATgccccaattttgtcttcagcaaaatagCTTTTATATGGAATAAAAGTTTCCACAGAATATATTTTAAgcattttaataaacattttggCATCATCACTGATGATGAGTTTTTTAAACAATGTAGTAAAATAACATAAGATTAGTAGGAGGAGGAAAATATTACTAACGGTACTAGATTGACTTGTAACAtattacaaatatttatttacaaaTAAAGGATAAAGACATTAGAAAAAGAGAtctgagaagaaaaataaaataacttattCAGGATTAAGTTcttcatgaaaataaaaacccaaagagGAATACATATGAATATTGCAGAACTagaaggagaaaaaggagaaactATGTAATAAGAGGAACTGTGTCCTATGTCTAACTTGGGcgaccagctcatagcaaccacatataaaaaaattgcagttgtcaaggatttcaccttgtttGGACCTACAATCAATGAtcacagaagcagcaatcaaTGATCAAACGATGCATTACATTCAATAAATCTACAACACAAGTTAACTTTAGAGTAAGGAAaaccaaggaggttactttggttATTAAGGTGAACCTAcccgaagccatggtatttgccattgcctgatatgcatgtgaaagttgaccatTAAATAAGGaatgctgaagaagaatcaatgcattttcaCTGTGGTACTGGTAAAGAatcttgaatgtaccatggactgctaaaagagctaccaaatctgtcttagaactaGGAAACATAAAGGTATAAATGGGTACGTCCATTTGTAAacctatttatatatgacaatggggatatagatctatgtgcatatatttataggtttagtattaaggtagcaggtggacattgagtctctttactcaagtactccctcaacgcaggaACACTTTAataatctgacattctgtgatgctcaccttccagtcaagatcgccgaagacaaaataggtgcataagcaaatgtggtgataaaagctgatggtgctccgcTATAAAAACATACAGCATCTCGGattataaaggcttgaagaaaaacaagcagccatttaaccaaaaagcaacaaagcccacatggaagaagcacaccagcttgttgaTCATAAGGTgttcataggatcaggtatcaggcatcaaaacccagaacaaaaaatcatgttattgtgaATGGAGGTAAGGaatggaggggaaatgaggagtggggacacaaagtctccctgtaagcaattggacatcccattacaggaGGGTTgctgagaggagatgagtcattcagggtgcagtatagcaccgatgaaacatacagctttcctctacttctttcatgcttcctccccacacccgactgtcatgatcccaattctaccttacaaatctggctagaccagagcatgtacatggtacagataagagctggaaacacagggactccaggacaaataaacccctcaggaccaatattgagagtagccatagtaggagggaagaggagggtgggggaaaaaggggtaactgatcacaatgatcaacctataaacccatcccaggaggatggaaaaatgaaaagtgggtaaagggagacatcggtcagggtaggacatgaaaaataataagggttcatgagggaggggcaaaaggtgggaggagaaaaatgaggaactgataccaagggcccaagtaaaaagaaattgtttttaaaatgatgatggcaacaaatgtacaaatgtgctcgacacaatggatgtatgtatggattgtaatcagagttgtacgaacccctaatagaaggatttttttttaaatctatctaAGAACAAGTatgcccagaatgctccttagagtcaagatgACAAGAAtccatctcatgtcctttggacatggtatcaggagagcccagtccctggatatggacatcatgcttgataaagtagaagggtagtgaaaaagaggaaaaccatcaACAAGATgggtgacatggtggctgcaacagtggaacgAGCATAAGGAacactgtgaagatggtgcaggactgggcagggtttcctgcTGTTGTGCACACGGTCATAATGGGTCAGAAATGAGGCAGGACACCTAACAAAATATagcaaaaatgattaaaagattATCTACATTAGTTCAGACTTCATATTGTATGTGCATTCTTTATTGCAACAATATAGTCATTTATTTGCAAAAGAGACAATCCTGTGCACCATATGTATAAAGGCTTTTTTCACTTGTTGATTTCGTAGAGTGTAGATGAAAGGGTTCAAAAGTGGGGCAACAGAGGTATTGAGCACTGAAATTCCCTTGGAAAAGGACACATTCTCTTTGACTGAGGGCTTAACATACATGAAGATGCAACTGCCATATGAAATAGAGATCACAATCATGTGGGAAGAACATGTCGAAAACGCCTTTTTCCTCTGACTAGCTGAAGGAATTCTGAAAATCGTACGGGCAATGTAGGCATATGATATTAACACCATTACCAACGTGACCAAGAGCGTCACTAAAGCCAGGATGAAAGCCATTGTCTCCAGGAGCTGTGTGTCTGTGCAGGAGATCTGCAGGAGGGGAGTCGTGTCACAGTAAAAATGATCAACAATGTTGGAGGCACAGAAGTCAAGGTCAAGGCCCATGACGAGTGGTGGAAAGATGACAAGGAACCCAGCAAGCCAACAGCTAAGGACAAGCCGTGTGCAAATGTTGCTGTTCATGATGGTTGTATAATGTAAGGGCTTGCAGATGGCCAcgtagcggtcataggacatggcTGCCAATAGGTAAAATTCAGATGCTCCAAGAAGGAAGGCAAAAAACAACTGAGTGACACAACAGTTATAGGAAATAGTGTTGTCTCCAGTTGCCATGGTAGCCAGCAGCTTAGGGATGCACGTAGTCGTATAAGAAATTTCCAGGAGGGAAAAATTCCGAAGGAAAAAGTACATGGGGGTCttgaggtgagcatccagcagggTGAGCGTGATGATGATCAGATTGCCAGTGATGCTGAGCATGTAGGTGAGaagcaagaaaataaataaaacaattttcAGTTGTGGGTCATCAGTCAAACCAGCCAGGACAAATATTGTCACTCTTGTATGGTTTCCCATTTCAGTCCTCTGACTTTTGACACATCTGAAAAAAAGTAGAACACAGGAACAACAATTATGCACATAGCACTTCTATGGGAGAGAAACAGTCATAAAAAGCATTTAAGCCAAAGTTAGCAAAACAGTGTTTCAGACAGAATGATAATATTTTCTACAAAGAGTGATGCTAGTAAGAAAAATAGTTTGGCCAGACTttcaggccatggatgacagcgggaatccaaaacccatttgcagtccCTGCATGGAGTAAGTCTCTGATGAGTCGGCTCTGAGCACAGGTGAAGCATGAGAGTACCCTGGCTATCAGAcagaagacagtaaatgagatcCTGACCAAGGCCATGCGGTTACAATGTGATGCTTCATCATTTGGTCTCCTTTTGGACCCGTTTtacatttgttttacttttaaataCTTCCTGCTTGTTTTTTCCTGGTTTGGGGGTTATCTccggtttattttattattatggttggtcttatttttccttcttctttttttctataTTTTCCTGTAAATGAAGTGTGGGATAGCTGAAGCTGTCGAGCCACTAATTGGAGTAAGGCCTTATTGGAggcatgtggtggtggtgggatatTGGAGAGAAATAGGGACCTAATAATGAATACAAGGTGGAGATATGGTCTGGAAGTGATCGTAGTTTATTGCACAACTtgttttaatatgactgaactatggttGTGTATGATACATTACAACCATATATCATAAAAgtatataataaaaataagaaagaaaagagcaaccTTGACTCTAAGGGAAGAAAACATAGAGAAGGAATATGTGTGGGATATAGCTGTACTCAAAAAAAATAAACACTGGggataaaaagcaaagaaaaataatttgtatTTCCAAAgtacctggaaagagaagaaattTAATTTGCAATTCTACCAGAGACTAACTCATGTGATTTTATAAATGCTTTGTGTGAATAAATTAGAGGGCTTATAaagcatggagaaaagatttttaCTACATGACAGTATACAAGAATTGGTATAACGTGCCATTTTCTAATCATTTGAAGAAATTTCTGTTTGGgaacaaaaattatatctgttattAAAAGTATGCACACACAATTTCTCATTATTAAAAAAGACAAGTACTGTTTTACTGTTTTACCATTTTACTCAGTGATCAAAGCCAAACGTCTCATTCTTTTCTCATTTACTTTCATGGCTAATTAGATCCAAACTTCTTGTTCggggccaactcatagcaaccacaggTAAAAGATTAAATTTTACCACTGGGATATAAAAATTTCATTATGGTTTTGATGGGAACAGATACCAAgtattttctcccacggagtctcaggtgaattcaaaccactgacctttcagctagcagtggAGTGCTCAGCCCAGGACACCATGACCTCATTGTTGGTAAGTGAGTATGCGGCATAGAGAATGCTTTTATGTGCTATTCTTCTGAGTCTCCCCCTTTAATTCCTGTGTCATTCATCACCCTCTTCACATTCTTCTCCTAATACAAAATCAGCATAAGTTATCTACAAATATGTGTGTGGATGGTACGCAAAAAACAAGTCAGGAATTTCTACAAAGTGTAAAAAGTAATGGGACAGATAAAGAAGAGGTTTGAAAGggaaaacataaaattataactgTAAATTGGCAAGGAGGGGGATGTTTCCCATTGAATCTTCTCACTGATTCTATTCCTTATATTACCTTCCTGGTCTCGGTGTAAAGTACAGACTGAACACATGAA
This genomic interval carries:
- the LOC142450978 gene encoding olfactory receptor 6C74-like: MGNHTRVTIFVLAGLTDDPQLKIVLFIFLLLTYMLSITGNLIIITLTLLDAHLKTPMYFFLRNFSLLEISYTTTCIPKLLATMATGDNTISYNCCVTQLFFAFLLGASEFYLLAAMSYDRYVAICKPLHYTTIMNSNICTRLVLSCWLAGFLVIFPPLVMGLDLDFCASNIVDHFYCDTTPLLQISCTDTQLLETMAFILALVTLLVTLVMVLISYAYIARTIFRIPSASQRKKAFSTCSSHMIVISISYGSCIFMYVKPSVKENVSFSKGISVLNTSVAPLLNPFIYTLRNQQVKKAFIHMVHRIVSFANK